One Gammaproteobacteria bacterium genomic window carries:
- the mutS gene encoding DNA mismatch repair protein MutS codes for MNAATEIAEPSLAKHTPMMQQYLRIKADYPHTLVFYRMGDFYELFFDDARKVASLLDITLTKRGTSGGEPIPMAGVPYHSVEPYLSRLVRQGESIAICEQVGDVATAKGPVERKVVRVVTPGTVTDEILLEERRDNLLCALHQQKEIFGLAWLDLTSGRFQVCEVKGESNLYAELERLRPAELLVSEDSHLIERLQQRKGLRRQAPWLFDVEVGERQLKTQFHTNDLSGFGCTDLTVAIGAAGALLEYVKDTQKSTLPHIQALTAQRSEDAVLLDAATRRNLEIEHNMSGGQDHTLVSVMDNTTTAMGSRLLRRWFNRPIRDQHKLRQRYDAIESLANNYHYENIAEVLRNIGDIERILARVALKSARPRDLAVLRTSLEAIGGLKQALTATDNPQIEEINHLIREHLQTTELLARAIIDNPPVLIRDGGVIAPGYDPELDELRMLRENSDQFLVELEAREKERSGISTLKVGYNRVHGFYIEISRGQSDQAPGDYIRRQTLKSAERFITPELKAFEDKFLSAKEKSLAREKQLYDELLDTLNLDLTTMQITAQAIANVDALSNLAERSVSLNLSKPDLESRPGIFIEAGRHPVVESVSSEPFVPNDVDLDDKRRMLMITGPNMGGKSTYMRQTALIVLLAHVGSFVPASRATIGPIDRIFTRIGASDDLAGGRSTFMVEMTETANILHNATAQSLVLMDEVGRGTSTFDGLALAWACAEHLAEQTRAYTLFATHYFELTAMEENHSSVANVHLTAAEFENRIVFLHSVKPGPASQSYGLQVAGLAGVPQSVLKNARRHLRDLEQSAVKERNPAAQLQLSLFDTRSESQVEKRLKEINVDNLTPREALNLIYTLKDCLD; via the coding sequence ATGAACGCAGCAACCGAAATAGCCGAGCCATCCCTAGCCAAACACACCCCGATGATGCAGCAGTATCTGCGCATCAAGGCAGACTACCCACATACCCTGGTTTTTTACCGCATGGGTGATTTTTACGAGCTCTTTTTCGACGACGCACGCAAGGTCGCCAGTCTGCTCGATATCACACTGACCAAGCGCGGCACATCGGGCGGCGAACCTATCCCGATGGCGGGCGTCCCCTATCATTCGGTGGAACCCTATTTGTCACGACTGGTGCGCCAGGGTGAATCGATCGCGATTTGCGAACAGGTCGGCGATGTGGCCACGGCCAAAGGGCCGGTGGAACGCAAAGTGGTTCGTGTCGTCACACCGGGCACGGTAACCGACGAAATCTTACTTGAGGAACGTCGCGACAACCTCTTGTGTGCACTGCATCAACAGAAGGAGATCTTCGGCCTGGCCTGGTTGGATCTGACCAGCGGACGCTTCCAGGTGTGCGAAGTCAAAGGCGAAAGCAATCTATACGCAGAACTGGAAAGACTGCGTCCCGCAGAGCTGTTGGTCAGTGAAGACAGTCATCTGATTGAACGCCTGCAACAGCGAAAAGGGCTACGCCGACAGGCACCGTGGCTATTCGATGTCGAAGTAGGTGAGCGCCAACTAAAGACCCAGTTCCACACCAATGATTTGAGCGGATTCGGTTGTACGGATCTTACAGTTGCCATCGGCGCCGCCGGGGCACTGCTGGAGTATGTAAAAGACACCCAGAAATCTACGTTGCCACACATCCAGGCCCTTACCGCGCAACGCAGTGAAGACGCGGTATTACTCGACGCGGCCACTCGCCGCAATCTGGAAATCGAACACAATATGAGCGGCGGCCAGGATCATACCCTGGTATCCGTTATGGACAACACCACCACTGCTATGGGCAGTCGTTTGTTACGGCGCTGGTTTAACCGCCCTATTCGCGATCAACACAAACTACGGCAGCGCTATGACGCCATCGAGTCTTTGGCGAACAATTATCATTACGAAAACATCGCTGAAGTGCTACGCAATATCGGCGACATAGAACGCATTTTGGCGCGTGTAGCCTTGAAGTCTGCGCGCCCTCGCGATCTTGCCGTCTTGCGCACCTCACTAGAAGCAATCGGAGGATTGAAACAGGCGCTTACTGCCACAGACAATCCGCAAATCGAGGAAATCAATCACCTCATCCGCGAACACCTGCAAACAACCGAGCTACTCGCGCGCGCCATTATCGACAATCCACCGGTATTAATACGCGATGGGGGCGTTATCGCGCCTGGATACGATCCGGAGCTGGACGAGTTGCGTATGCTGCGTGAAAACAGTGACCAATTTCTGGTCGAGCTGGAAGCTCGGGAAAAAGAACGTAGCGGCATTAGTACGCTGAAAGTCGGTTATAACCGCGTACACGGTTTTTATATCGAAATCAGTCGCGGACAATCGGACCAGGCGCCTGGCGATTACATTCGACGCCAGACGCTAAAATCCGCAGAGCGGTTTATCACCCCGGAACTCAAGGCCTTCGAAGACAAGTTTCTCAGCGCCAAGGAAAAATCACTGGCGCGGGAAAAACAGTTGTACGACGAACTGCTGGATACGCTCAATCTCGACCTAACGACGATGCAGATAACCGCGCAGGCGATTGCCAATGTCGATGCCTTGAGCAATCTGGCGGAACGCAGTGTCAGCCTGAACCTCAGCAAACCCGATCTCGAATCAAGACCGGGCATATTCATCGAAGCCGGTCGTCACCCGGTTGTAGAAAGCGTTTCCAGCGAACCCTTTGTACCCAATGACGTTGACCTGGACGACAAGCGTCGCATGTTAATGATTACCGGCCCAAACATGGGTGGTAAATCGACCTATATGCGTCAGACTGCGCTCATTGTCTTGCTCGCCCATGTCGGAAGTTTTGTCCCGGCAAGCCGCGCCACCATCGGCCCAATAGACCGCATATTCACGCGCATCGGCGCGTCGGATGATCTGGCCGGTGGGCGTTCGACATTTATGGTCGAGATGACTGAAACCGCCAACATTCTGCACAACGCCACCGCGCAAAGCCTGGTATTGATGGACGAGGTAGGACGCGGCACCAGCACTTTTGATGGACTAGCTTTGGCATGGGCGTGTGCCGAGCATCTCGCCGAACAAACACGCGCTTACACCTTGTTCGCGACACACTACTTCGAGCTGACAGCAATGGAAGAAAATCATAGTAGCGTCGCCAATGTGCATCTCACTGCGGCAGAATTCGAAAACCGTATCGTGTTTCTACACAGCGTGAAACCGGGACCGGCGAGCCAGAGTTATGGCCTCCAGGTAGCCGGGCTGGCGGGCGTACCGCAATCGGTGCTGAAGAACGCCCGTCGTCACTTGCGGGATCTGGAGCAGTCGGCGGTTAAAGAGCGAAACCCTGCAGCGCAACTGCAACTCTCCCTCTTTGATACCCGTTCCGAAAGCCAGGTAGAAAAACGTCTGAAGGAGATTAATGTCGACAACTTAACGCCACGAGAGGCGTTAAACCTGATTTATACACTCAAGGATTGTCTGGATTAA
- a CDS encoding ferredoxin family protein: protein MTYVVTENCIKCKYTDCVEVCPVDCFHEGPNFLVIDPDECIDCTLCEPECPAEAIFAEDDVPEGQEQFIALNAELSRNWPIITEQKAAPGDADDWNGKADKLQFLER, encoded by the coding sequence ATGACCTATGTAGTGACGGAGAATTGTATCAAGTGCAAATACACCGACTGTGTGGAAGTTTGCCCCGTCGATTGTTTCCATGAAGGCCCGAACTTCCTGGTCATTGACCCAGATGAATGCATCGATTGCACCCTGTGTGAACCCGAATGCCCAGCGGAAGCGATTTTTGCTGAAGACGATGTACCGGAGGGTCAGGAACAGTTTATTGCGCTGAACGCCGAACTATCGCGAAACTGGCCCATCATCACCGAACAAAAGGCCGCGCCCGGCGACGCTGACGACTGGAACGGCAAGGCAGACAAACTCCAGTTTCTGGAAAGATAG
- a CDS encoding sulfurtransferase — MDVKNILMQTTELAERLDRQNQVIVDLCKPEIYTQAHIPGARFIDYATIVRHEKPVMGLIPTEDQFSQILTRTGITPDTHVVAYDDEGGGKAARFLWTLMLAGHQHLSLLDGGLHAWSIDQLPLSAEAPVFSVSNYPVKFTQMQWSADAGYILKRLGADDFVPLDARSPGEYMGTDVRASRAGHIPGAINYDWVNGLDRENGLRLHPAQDLLPVLESMGFTKEKEIVVYCHSHHRSALSFFMLLSLGYERVRGYPGSWSDWGNREDTPVEV; from the coding sequence ATGGACGTTAAAAATATTTTGATGCAAACCACAGAACTTGCCGAACGCCTGGACCGGCAAAACCAAGTTATCGTCGATTTATGCAAACCCGAAATTTATACGCAGGCCCATATTCCCGGCGCGCGATTCATCGACTACGCAACAATTGTTCGCCATGAGAAACCTGTCATGGGCCTCATACCAACAGAGGATCAGTTTTCACAGATTTTAACTCGGACAGGGATTACTCCCGACACCCATGTCGTCGCTTATGACGATGAGGGTGGAGGAAAAGCGGCCAGATTTCTCTGGACGCTAATGTTAGCCGGACATCAGCACCTCTCCCTTCTTGATGGCGGGCTACATGCGTGGAGTATTGATCAGTTGCCGCTAAGTGCAGAAGCACCAGTTTTTTCGGTTTCCAACTATCCCGTAAAGTTCACTCAAATGCAGTGGAGTGCAGATGCTGGCTATATCCTCAAGCGCTTGGGCGCAGATGATTTTGTCCCACTTGATGCCCGCAGCCCAGGAGAGTATATGGGCACTGATGTCCGCGCCAGTCGCGCGGGACACATTCCAGGCGCAATCAATTACGACTGGGTGAATGGCTTGGATAGGGAAAATGGCTTGCGCTTGCACCCGGCTCAGGACTTACTGCCCGTACTTGAATCCATGGGATTTACTAAAGAAAAAGAAATCGTTGTCTACTGTCATTCCCATCACCGCTCGGCCTTGTCTTTCTTCATGTTGTTATCGCTAGGTTACGAACGTGTGCGAGGTTATCCCGGTTCGTGGTCAGACTGGGGCAATCGTGAAGATACACCTGTTGAAGTATAG
- the iscR gene encoding Fe-S cluster assembly transcriptional regulator IscR: MRLTTKGRYAVTAMLDLAINYKDGPITLSDISKRQGISLSYLEQLFSKLRKNGLVDSARGPGGGYRLSREAHNIAVADVITAVDEKIDVTRCDGKGNCQDGHPCLTHELWQDLSCRIYDFLNGISLGQLVDNRNVQTVAMRQRDGLASEASIAVEDITSADASA, translated from the coding sequence ATGAGACTTACTACAAAAGGTCGTTATGCGGTTACGGCAATGCTTGATCTAGCCATCAACTATAAAGATGGTCCCATTACATTGTCAGATATTTCCAAGCGTCAGGGTATCTCCCTGTCTTATCTCGAACAGTTGTTTTCTAAGTTACGCAAAAACGGCTTGGTCGATAGTGCTCGCGGTCCCGGAGGCGGTTACCGCTTGAGTAGAGAGGCACACAATATTGCGGTTGCAGATGTGATTACCGCTGTTGATGAAAAAATTGATGTGACGCGTTGCGATGGAAAAGGTAACTGCCAGGACGGACACCCCTGTCTTACTCACGAATTGTGGCAGGATTTGAGCTGCCGAATTTATGATTTTCTGAATGGTATTAGCCTGGGCCAGTTGGTTGATAACCGCAATGTTCAGACTGTTGCCATGCGCCAGCGTGATGGATTGGCAAGTGAAGCCAGCATTGCTGTTGAAGATATTACATCAGCGGATGCGTCCGCGTAA
- the cysE gene encoding serine O-acetyltransferase, protein MLSRLKEDISCVFDRDPAARNWLEVLTTYPGIHALLFHRLAHWLWRHGAKWLARGISTFSRWFTGIEIHPGAVIGRRFFIDHGMGVVIGETAEIGDDCTLYHGVTLGGTTWNAGKRHPTLADNVVVGAGAKVLGPILIGNGARIGSNSVVVKDVPDGATVVGVPGRIVEKKKADQIADERRQAIARKMGFDAYGNTKDMPDPVANAVNGILDHVHAMDERLESMCKAMKAMGAEISDKKLPDLGSCELNSATQQDVDNEKIK, encoded by the coding sequence ATGCTCTCACGCCTAAAAGAAGATATTTCCTGTGTGTTTGACCGCGATCCCGCGGCACGTAACTGGCTAGAGGTGTTAACCACCTATCCGGGAATTCATGCCTTGCTGTTTCATCGTCTGGCGCACTGGTTGTGGCGGCATGGGGCTAAATGGCTGGCAAGAGGTATTTCGACTTTCTCACGCTGGTTTACCGGTATTGAAATCCATCCTGGCGCCGTCATTGGGCGGCGTTTCTTTATCGATCACGGCATGGGGGTGGTGATCGGTGAAACCGCAGAAATAGGTGATGACTGCACGCTCTATCACGGCGTAACACTCGGCGGGACGACCTGGAATGCCGGCAAACGACACCCTACTTTGGCCGATAATGTGGTAGTTGGCGCAGGTGCCAAGGTGTTGGGGCCGATACTAATAGGAAATGGTGCGCGAATTGGTTCGAATTCAGTCGTAGTCAAAGATGTGCCGGATGGGGCAACCGTCGTCGGTGTTCCCGGACGCATAGTAGAAAAGAAAAAGGCGGATCAGATTGCTGATGAACGACGTCAGGCTATCGCCCGAAAAATGGGGTTCGACGCCTACGGCAATACCAAGGATATGCCGGATCCGGTAGCGAATGCGGTCAACGGGATACTAGATCATGTGCATGCCATGGATGAGCGTCTTGAGAGCATGTGCAAGGCCATGAAGGCAATGGGCGCCGAAATAAGTGATAAAAAACTACCTGATTTGGGGTCTTGCGAATTAAATTCTGCAACCCAGCAGGACGTAGATAACGAAAAAATAAAGTAA
- a CDS encoding RNA methyltransferase, which yields MQSSNIRIVLVETSHPGNIGGVARAMKNMGLSELSLVKPKVFPSGEATARASGADDVLHNALVVDTLEQALADCTMVVGTTARFRRLQFDVMNPRECAAKLAEASATEKVALVFGREDSGLSNDELNCCHALVHIPTNPDFQSLNLAAAVQILAYELAIAGGQTEMPTASERVTTDDIPATIEEMEGFYQHMHDVLLDIGFLKGQYQQLLRRLRRLFNRAAMTRTEVNILRGIFQAASGRKYQWMKDQGLTNDRDEPTK from the coding sequence ATGCAGTCCAGTAATATTCGGATAGTGCTCGTCGAGACCTCTCACCCGGGTAATATCGGCGGTGTGGCCCGCGCGATGAAAAATATGGGCTTGAGTGAACTGTCCTTGGTAAAGCCAAAGGTTTTCCCTTCAGGTGAGGCCACTGCGAGGGCCTCAGGGGCAGACGATGTTTTGCATAATGCCCTGGTGGTCGACACACTCGAGCAGGCCCTGGCTGACTGCACGATGGTGGTCGGTACCACCGCACGGTTCAGGCGTCTGCAATTCGACGTGATGAATCCACGCGAATGCGCCGCAAAACTAGCCGAGGCAAGCGCCACTGAGAAGGTGGCTCTGGTATTTGGGCGCGAGGATTCCGGCCTGAGTAACGATGAACTCAATTGCTGTCATGCCTTGGTACATATTCCGACTAATCCTGATTTTCAGTCCTTGAATCTGGCCGCTGCGGTGCAGATATTGGCCTACGAACTGGCTATTGCCGGTGGACAGACTGAAATGCCAACTGCCTCTGAACGCGTCACCACTGATGATATTCCCGCGACTATTGAAGAAATGGAGGGTTTTTATCAACATATGCACGACGTGTTACTGGATATCGGGTTTTTAAAAGGGCAATATCAGCAATTACTACGACGTTTACGCCGTCTTTTCAATCGGGCGGCGATGACTCGTACCGAAGTGAATATATTACGCGGCATATTCCAGGCAGCAAGTGGACGGAAGTACCAGTGGATGAAGGACCAGGGTTTGACAAATGATCGAGATGAGCCCACTAAATAG
- a CDS encoding PilT/PilU family type 4a pilus ATPase: MQDYLSDLLRQMRALGASELFLTRGKPPTFRIHGVVTNSNGSPLTHTRLALLTQSLIPQSHINDFDTAQELSFSYRSPTLGRYHVNLFRQQDQYALVVHALAEHIPTLEELGAPEALKKMIKLKRGMMFIAGPAGMGKSTTLASLLNYHNENVASHILTIEDPIEYVLPQRLSIINQREIGRDTANFESAMTCALRQSADIVATSDITHWQTLEYGIRLADAGRLFLSAINANNARHAIERLIGLYPENQQENLLLTLANHTKAVIAQQLVPTLEGGRIAIYELMVVTPRIADLIIRKEFEELSAVIAQGDTNGMQSLDQSLYNLYEQNVISAETALEYASSYRNMRLRMRISNASEATLSL; this comes from the coding sequence ATGCAGGATTATCTGTCAGACTTGTTGCGCCAGATGCGTGCATTAGGCGCGAGCGAATTATTTCTGACGAGAGGTAAGCCACCCACATTCCGTATACACGGTGTCGTTACCAATTCCAACGGTTCACCACTAACCCATACACGACTGGCGCTACTCACCCAGTCTCTTATTCCACAATCCCATATCAACGATTTTGACACCGCCCAGGAATTGAGTTTTTCATATCGTTCTCCGACGCTCGGCCGCTACCATGTCAATCTGTTCCGTCAACAAGACCAGTACGCGCTAGTTGTGCATGCTTTGGCTGAGCATATTCCGACTCTGGAAGAACTGGGTGCGCCTGAAGCGCTAAAAAAAATGATCAAGCTCAAACGGGGCATGATGTTCATCGCCGGTCCTGCGGGCATGGGCAAATCCACAACGTTAGCGTCGCTACTCAACTACCACAACGAAAACGTCGCCTCGCATATCCTGACCATCGAAGATCCAATCGAATATGTTTTACCGCAGCGACTTTCCATCATTAATCAACGGGAGATCGGCCGTGACACCGCCAATTTTGAATCGGCGATGACTTGTGCATTACGTCAGTCTGCCGATATCGTCGCGACCAGCGACATTACTCATTGGCAAACGCTGGAATATGGCATACGCCTGGCTGATGCCGGACGACTATTTCTCTCCGCGATCAATGCCAATAATGCACGTCACGCGATCGAGCGTCTGATCGGGCTTTATCCTGAGAACCAACAGGAAAATTTGTTACTGACTCTCGCCAACCACACCAAGGCAGTGATTGCCCAGCAACTGGTCCCCACTCTGGAAGGTGGACGTATCGCCATCTACGAGTTAATGGTGGTCACACCAAGAATTGCCGACCTGATCATACGCAAGGAATTCGAAGAACTCAGTGCCGTTATCGCCCAGGGCGACACAAACGGGATGCAATCGCTGGATCAATCCCTGTACAATCTCTACGAACAGAACGTCATTAGTGCGGAAACGGCACTGGAATATGCTTCTTCGTATCGCAACATGCGTCTGCGTATGCGAATCTCCAACGCCTCGGAAGCCACGCTCAGCCTGTAA
- a CDS encoding IscS subfamily cysteine desulfurase, which produces MKLPIYLDYSATTPVDPRVAEKMCSCLTLEQNFGNPASRSHPFGWAADEAVNNAREQVAALISADPKEIVWTSGATESNNLAIKGVAHFYQKKGMHIITCKTEHKAVLDTCRQLEREGFEVTYLDPESNGLVDLNKLDQAIRDDTILVSIMHVNNEIGVIQDIAAIGELTRSKGVLFHVDAAQSAGKVPIDMQSLKVDLMSFSAHKIYGPKGIGALYVRRKPRVRLEAQMHGGGHERGMRSGTLATHQIVGMGEAFRIAKEEMAMENARLIKLRQRLLDGLKDMEEVYINGDLERRIPGNLNLSFNYVEGESLMMSLKDIAVSSGSACTSASLEPSYVLRAIGRSDELAHSSLRFTIGRFTTEAEIDYTLGIVRHAVEKLRELSPLWEMYKDGIDLSTIKWAAH; this is translated from the coding sequence ATGAAACTACCTATTTATCTGGACTATTCGGCAACCACGCCAGTGGATCCACGTGTTGCTGAAAAAATGTGCTCATGCCTGACCCTCGAACAGAATTTCGGAAACCCGGCTTCCCGTTCGCATCCCTTTGGCTGGGCGGCAGATGAGGCTGTCAATAATGCCAGAGAGCAAGTGGCAGCATTAATAAGCGCAGATCCAAAAGAAATCGTATGGACCTCGGGTGCAACAGAGTCCAACAATTTAGCGATTAAAGGTGTCGCGCACTTTTACCAGAAAAAGGGTATGCACATCATTACGTGCAAAACCGAGCACAAAGCGGTGCTTGATACCTGCAGACAATTAGAGCGTGAAGGTTTTGAGGTGACGTATCTTGATCCGGAAAGCAATGGCCTAGTTGACTTGAACAAGCTTGACCAGGCTATTCGTGACGACACCATCCTTGTATCTATCATGCACGTTAACAATGAGATTGGTGTCATACAGGATATAGCCGCTATCGGCGAATTGACCCGCAGCAAGGGCGTGTTGTTTCATGTCGATGCCGCTCAAAGCGCTGGTAAAGTACCCATTGATATGCAGTCACTCAAAGTGGATTTGATGTCTTTTTCCGCGCACAAAATTTATGGTCCCAAGGGGATTGGTGCACTGTATGTGCGACGCAAACCTCGCGTACGTTTAGAAGCGCAGATGCACGGTGGTGGACATGAGCGCGGCATGCGTTCGGGAACCCTGGCTACGCATCAGATTGTCGGCATGGGTGAGGCCTTTCGAATTGCCAAAGAAGAAATGGCAATGGAAAACGCGCGTCTGATCAAGCTGCGCCAACGTTTGCTTGATGGCTTGAAAGACATGGAAGAAGTTTACATCAATGGAGATCTGGAGCGACGCATCCCTGGTAATCTCAATCTGAGTTTCAATTATGTTGAAGGTGAGTCCTTGATGATGTCTCTTAAGGACATCGCGGTTTCCTCTGGCTCGGCGTGTACGTCAGCGAGTCTAGAGCCTTCGTATGTCTTGCGCGCAATAGGTCGCAGTGATGAACTGGCACACAGTTCATTGCGATTTACAATCGGGAGATTTACCACCGAAGCGGAAATCGATTACACATTGGGCATAGTTCGTCATGCTGTTGAAAAGTTACGTGAGCTATCGCCATTGTGGGAAATGTATAAAGACGGCATTGATCTGTCCACAATCAAGTGGGCTGCACACTAA
- a CDS encoding cysteine desulfurase, whose protein sequence is MIYFDHNATTPIDEQVFSAMEPYLKSGFGNASGSHYLAREAHRALDIAREQIAELVNAHPSQVIFTSGGTEANNLAIKGSVLGMGLKHVYYGASEHPSVRDVARYVHEKHWAESQPLPVEPEGNVSVDTFSSLVSPDSLVSLMWANNETGVLNDVVALAARNKVVFHSDAVQAAGKLTIDFPASGVDMISLSSHKLYGPKGAGALVAKKSLLLDPLIHGGGQEKGLRSGTENIAAIVGFGEAARLARSRIGEQESVKAIRDALESRLSEISGVTVFCQAVERLPNTTFFAVAGIDGETLIMQLDQLGFAVASGSACSSRSGKPSHVLLAMGVNEDVARGAIRVSLGRKNTLSEINAFVDSLSKVITDLKRMSVVAPC, encoded by the coding sequence ATGATCTACTTCGATCACAATGCTACCACCCCTATTGATGAGCAAGTGTTTAGTGCGATGGAACCCTATTTGAAATCAGGGTTTGGAAATGCTTCGGGAAGTCACTATTTGGCTAGAGAGGCTCACCGGGCACTTGACATCGCACGCGAGCAAATAGCGGAACTGGTTAACGCGCACCCGTCGCAGGTGATTTTCACCAGCGGTGGTACAGAAGCCAATAATCTGGCCATCAAAGGAAGCGTTTTAGGGATGGGGCTGAAGCATGTTTATTACGGTGCCTCGGAGCATCCTTCGGTAAGAGATGTTGCGCGTTACGTACATGAAAAACATTGGGCTGAATCGCAACCGTTGCCGGTAGAGCCTGAGGGAAATGTCTCTGTTGATACGTTTTCTTCTCTTGTTTCCCCGGATAGCCTGGTTTCATTGATGTGGGCAAATAATGAAACTGGCGTGTTGAACGATGTTGTCGCGCTAGCGGCGCGTAACAAGGTGGTTTTTCATAGTGATGCAGTACAAGCGGCCGGCAAGTTAACAATCGATTTTCCGGCAAGCGGCGTGGATATGATTAGTCTTTCGTCACACAAGCTGTATGGCCCAAAGGGCGCAGGAGCTTTAGTAGCGAAGAAGTCTCTGTTGTTGGATCCATTGATTCATGGTGGAGGCCAGGAAAAGGGGCTACGTTCCGGCACTGAAAATATTGCAGCTATTGTTGGCTTTGGTGAGGCTGCGAGATTAGCCAGAAGCCGCATCGGTGAACAGGAAAGCGTCAAAGCGATCAGAGATGCACTGGAAAGTCGTTTGTCAGAAATATCCGGGGTAACGGTATTTTGCCAGGCGGTGGAGCGGTTACCTAACACAACATTTTTCGCTGTCGCAGGTATTGATGGCGAAACATTGATCATGCAACTTGATCAATTGGGTTTTGCAGTTGCAAGTGGCTCCGCGTGTTCGTCGCGTTCAGGTAAGCCCAGTCATGTTTTGCTGGCAATGGGTGTAAATGAAGATGTAGCACGTGGCGCGATAAGAGTGAGCTTAGGAAGAAAAAATACACTTTCAGAAATAAATGCGTTCGTGGATTCCTTGTCAAAGGTAATTACAGATTTAAAGAGAATGTCAGTTGTAGCGCCTTGTTAG
- a CDS encoding inositol monophosphatase has translation MQPMVNIAVRAARQAGNVIVRALDQIDTLNIREKATNDFVTDIDLRAEQEIIKVIKKAYPHHSILAEESGTNQGSEFEWIIDPLDGTTNFLHNFPQFAVSIAVRYRGRLEHAVVYDPLRQEIFSASVGEGARLNDRRIRVTSRPNMKGALLGTGIPFREDQDLELYLKTLRALLPDSAGVRRPGSAALDLAYVAAGRIDGFWEMGLQIWDMAAGILLIQEAGGIVTDLKGGSDYFETGNIIAGGMKVQAEMTKRIKSSL, from the coding sequence ATGCAACCAATGGTCAATATCGCTGTCCGCGCAGCCCGTCAGGCAGGGAACGTTATTGTACGTGCTCTGGACCAAATCGACACATTGAATATCAGAGAAAAAGCCACAAATGACTTCGTCACCGACATCGATCTACGTGCCGAGCAAGAAATCATCAAGGTCATCAAAAAGGCCTACCCTCACCATTCCATCCTTGCCGAGGAAAGTGGCACCAATCAGGGCAGTGAATTCGAGTGGATAATCGACCCACTGGATGGCACGACTAATTTTCTGCACAATTTCCCCCAGTTTGCCGTCTCTATCGCGGTCAGATACCGTGGGCGTCTGGAGCACGCTGTCGTTTACGACCCCCTACGACAGGAGATTTTCTCTGCTTCTGTTGGTGAAGGTGCGCGCTTGAATGACCGTCGCATACGGGTGACCAGTCGCCCTAATATGAAAGGCGCGCTTCTTGGAACCGGCATCCCGTTTCGTGAAGATCAAGACCTCGAACTGTATCTGAAAACCCTGCGCGCCCTGTTGCCTGACTCCGCCGGTGTACGCCGACCAGGCTCAGCAGCACTCGACCTGGCCTATGTCGCCGCAGGTCGAATAGACGGTTTCTGGGAAATGGGTCTACAGATCTGGGATATGGCCGCAGGCATACTGCTCATCCAGGAGGCCGGCGGGATCGTGACAGACCTAAAAGGCGGCTCCGATTATTTTGAAACCGGCAACATCATTGCTGGCGGCATGAAAGTGCAGGCAGAGATGACAAAGCGCATCAAATCAAGCCTGTAG